Genomic DNA from Parambassis ranga chromosome 10, fParRan2.1, whole genome shotgun sequence:
gggtcttcccctctctgtctctgagcggTTAAATTATTTTGCTGAGTGATACAATGTCAGCACAGATTAGCAGGGTTTGGACAGGAGACAAGGGGAGTGAAGGAGGAACAAGGACAGAAATTCAACACAGAGTACAGAAAATAGGAGGCAGGGGTTAGGATGACGTTATCTATTGATACTTTAATGTAGTTCacatattttattaaaacagtATGAACATTATTGATAGGAAACAGCATGTTAGTACCATTATGATGATAGTGCCATTATCAGAGAGCCACATGTTAGTAAAGCACACTTGATTGTAACATGAAAggacacagcagagagcagcatggCTACATGTGATGTCAGCATGTGACCTCCTGCATTCTTGATGCAGGAACAATGTTTTGCAGTTACATTTTACACAGAtagtgatttttctttgaaagaATCCCTTTTGCTTTAAGTTGTTTTTGTCCTGCAGACAATGAGCTGAAGCCACAGACTGGAAACTGCTGGGGATCACAGGGCAGCCTGGAGACTGGAGGTGAGGCCAGCAGCAGGTGACGGCAGATGTTGTCTAAACCATGCACTCCAGCAGGACATTGAAGTGGATCGTGCTGCTCAAGACTGATGTGAGAGCACAGTTAGAACACAACCCTGGAGGTGGATATAATATGTCATGTAATAATTACTCTGCTTAGGTGCTGGAAAGAGCTGATGTCTCACCTCCTGATTATTTATGTCAtgcgtgtttctgtgtgtatgtaggaGGGTAAATGATTGGAGGAGTGAATGCTCTTACCATTAATAGTATCTTACCTGACAGAGTGCTGAATGCCACGAGCAGAGAGAGTCTTTATATATCTGAACATCATCATCTTCCagacaaaatatttatttgtgctCTCTTCTATGCAAAACACCATCATAGCTGATTAACCAGCAGCAACCAGAGTGAGTGTGACCATTCACAGTGAAAGCTGCCATGTTTGTCACATGCAGGCCAACAAGTCTGATTAGATCAGAGGATGCTCCAATTATAAAGGGCTTTATGGCTGCCAGCCTTGGTGGATTAGTCTTAAATGTGAGGCAGTTTGTGCTCAACACTCTGCATGATGAAGGTGCTGTTTGCTGTGCAGAGCTCTGTTCAGTGGCTCAGCTCCATCTGCATAAATCACACAGAGGATACAACAAAAACCTTTGtcagtctccctctctctgcactcaTCTTACTGTGCATGTTATCAATCACTGCTTTCTGCTGTTAGCTgctcctctccacacaccttCCATCTCCTCTTATTGATCAATCAATCAGCCTATAGCTCCGCCTCATTGACAGCCAGTAGATGGAAAAGCCCTTCATATACCAGCATCATACACGCACTAATACAGCACAGTAAAGCTGGTCACAGCATGCTGAGTCAGCAGattcagtgattttttttttttttttttttacattaaggCTTTTTGCTATTTGTTATAATGTTGGACTATTGACCATAACAGCAACCTGCTAAATGTCACAACAGAGCTCATATCTGTTTGTATCATGACTGCATCTTCTTATAAAGTGTGGTGTTCTTTTGTTCCTCTGTCCATGCTTTCTGAGTTGGAGCCTCTTCAGAATCTTTTTCATCACACACTCATCCGACATTTGGTTCTGTGGTAAACTGATGTTCTAGCTGGTTCAAAGCATCattattgtttctgctgctttccTCTGGATGTAATTTGGCCAGAGGACGGTGACAGCTTCAGGGTACATAGTGCAGGTCTGTGGTGTACTGTTATTGGTAAAATGGGCAGAGGTTTAGTCCAGTCCACGCTGTCCCTGCTCTGAGACATACTGCCTCATTTAGAATCTTGCACTGTGGCATATTGAGTGAAGAGGCTGCCGAGTATCTCTGTGACTGTAATGTGTGATGGATGAAACATGTTTGTCGTCCCTTTCTCTTCATATGTAGTCAAATGAAAATCAGTCCATCATGCTGCTGTGCtgaggactgcactcagacctgctgACATTAACAAACAACTGGACACCAgcagtgtccctgtctgtccGTGGACTCACACTCTCCCCTCAGCAGGGCTGCACATGTGTTTGACACTCTGTCCAAGTGGATCTGGATCAGTTCTGCAGTCTGATGTGTCCACACCAGCAGCCCAACCTGGAGGCCCACAGGGCAGGTCCTGACTGAACATTTCACACTGCACATTTTCTTAATTATATCTGTTCTGTTGATGGATGCCTCATTCTAATTATGAAAATGTGCTGAAAACCCAATGGCATACCATAACAGGAGACTattgtgttctgtgtgatgGCCAAAGGCTGCTGTGCCATGTCAGTGTGGGCGACCTTACTGGCTGGCACAGTGCTCCATTGTTTTGGCTGTCACAGGTTGGACTGCAGCTGGAAGCAGATGTTtaatctctgctgtcagcaggaATCCACATCATAGAGAATTCTGCATGTTTAATGTTGCTGCAGTCAGAGGCCCAGCAGGGAGGATAAGTGTTCCTTAGGGGCCCCTTTAATTTTTAACTGTTCTTTACCAAAAGTGGCCCCTGAAAGAGTCCAAAAAGTGATCTTCACTTTCAGTGCACTGTTCAGCATCTCCAACGTGGTAGTTCCAGCTGGAGCCTCCAGTTTATTGATTATAGGACAACAGAATCCTTCAGGGGGACAGACAGAGTTAATTGCTCAGAGCTTGTCTCTAGTGACAAACATTTGCTCACTGTCCTCAGGTTCTaaatctgttaaaaaaacaactgctcTGAAACTCTGAGTTCAGGAGTCAAAAACCAAAACTGAGGCCTGACctgtgtcggggtgaaaatccccttgtttccttctgatctcccgctgaattagtttgtaaggaaggagcggataaattctggtctcaaaattataatttattaaacaatgaggcaaattctgagtcgcagagctctgggttgttgcacacaaagaaccaaacaagaacaacacaagaacaggacaaccaacaagaacaaacaaccacacagcaacaacgaacaatgcaacaacaactggacatggaattcacacattgatataccccatgggcgttcctgcctgccggcccacaggggcatctaccgcccccctgcagaccctggttcatacagcaactagaccattagtgtttactgccaaataaggtaaaacttcaattcctcaaatctcataggttgtgagtccaatctgggggtgaccataaaactgggtactcaggagaaaaacacattcctttagaatctggcttttatcaggtcaaaggtgctgctgtccttagtctgaatttatgaccatctcgtaccaaccggagctctctccagagagcagaagaacaactgatctcatctgccacagcctgaactgcagaaaacaaagttatatgacacactatgaaattacttattaatacattcagtatcctcgaattactttgattttctataaaatttcctaacacataaacacttatgaaaatcacattattaagcgctaaacacatataaacatgaatacttatgtatctgaacacactgcatgttaacaccatgcagaataaattctttcacccaacaccTGCTGATAAAATATCTGTCCCTGTCTAAAAACACAAGATGTCACCGAGCCAAAGGATGATGttagcaatttccccctgggatgaataaagtatgtCTGACTTTGATTTGCGTTAGCAAGCTACAACTGCAGCTGCATTGGGTTAAAAGGCTTTTCATGTCCTGCAGCTCATGTTGGCCGACATGGAATTTAAAAAGTTTAAGTCAAACAAAATTGTGTCCAAAAAGTGTCTTTTATATGTAGCTTTCTTCattggacagacagagacacaaattCACAAAATCCTGTGATGCTTCTTCATCAACTCTGATTCTCTTTAAGCTTTTTCTTTACTTATCAGGACGAGCTGTAACTCTGCaccactcactgtctgtccatccatctctgTTCTGCTGCTTTAGCCCTGATCTCCATCATCTGTCCTCCCAGTGTTTGGAGGGTGGAGGTGTGGTGTTGCTCCATCATGATCAGAATGAAGCCTCTGGCATTACTTCTTTACTTCTTTTAATTAATCACTTTGTAGGAATAGATGGTTACAagcacacactccctctctcacacatgcacactcatgcaggacgatgctgaggatgttctatgagtctgtggtggccagtgccatcatgtagctctcagcgtaagttcagtcatgaagactctattccacatcattcacctcttatctctatccccttccctcttcaccatcctagcactctccttcactgcactgtactctgtctagtgacctcccacatagtcaggtgtttaatagatggcacctccctcaccaatcagctgtcgatctgtccctctcctgcccaatcataacgtagcaagagatttaaaagtctctgtctcttctccagctgtctcccgatcgaatccggcaaccctcctccaccccaagcacctccccattctcgcagttcaaggtctcccctctcctgctctcctgcttctacaccaccaccaggtctagacccggggggtcttcggatcagcggcctctccgctcgagctttcccccctttcggacgtggtcctcacgacggggtctaggacgccaatgcacattcacaattattgtattaataaattctttctcattcagttcgctgagtctctcatgattgaaatgtatgctggtgtctgctggggcagcagtctgagggtgagggacatcaacagactcaacagaatgaatgatttctatttgtctgttacAAAAAaattcccctcagggataaataaagtaattctgattctgattctgattatgaAATATGGATAGATGAGAGCAGCAGTAGAGGGAGTGGGGGTGTATGGATGCTGTGTCCCCCTGCAGAAAGAGCAGCAATgacaaacacactttaacatCATTACAAATTACAGTGTCACAGAGAGCCTTTCTTTTTGCCTGTAGGACTGATTTGGTTTTGTATGATGATGCATATCTGGCTGGTGTGTTTATCTGGTGTGACTCTGCAAAGGTCgtcaaatgtataaatataatccacttcacagcactgtttttgctgaactgtaaacacaactcactgctttacacacaatttccaaatgatcaacacactcctagtaaaactgtCTGTCtaaactgtctggctacactgtcacttgtgagaactgttttacatcattagttcactttgcaatcagcatgagatctgtgaataagccacaggtaagcttcagtgtggagaacaatggagggagaaggaaactgagaagagtgagaattagaggaggaacatgaggaagaggaggaggacgaagactaggaggtgaatttagaggaagaggacgaggaggtgaagaggaaggaggaagggtaagaagaaatagaattactgatgtcatcggagctacaatagtggatcatgtgatcaaccatggaatgaccctgagggaagctggacaacaggttcagcctgagccgctacactgtagcaagcatcataaggacatattgatgagaatgggttagtacagttccttcactctaagttttgtagtagtaccatactctaatgagaaaaacaacaatactgtacatgtaaaactgaaactgttactccacagaattactagacatccagcatctggaaggaggcatgcgaggatatggaccaggcatcatgtcaggcctggatacggcactccaggagacatgttccccggtgccttggactagaagacattgcatgtgatgttgatgaaattctgtggccggacccagagagacaatgagactgattttctctctctctctctctctttcagtgaaattgtatgttttcttgtgtttgttttgatgtgtgtgaataaacattcatacttgaaatttgaatccctgtgtttatagaactatttatgacaaaagtttgacctcacatggacagaccttgtgcacagagaaagcaaaagccagatgtgttttcagataataccatcagtgtgtagttggcacattgtgtgcttagtaatatggtggtttgtgttaactgtgtggtacaaaaataccatttttacaaaggtttgaagatttaagcaagatgtattggcttttgcaagagatctacaatgttttgctgatttggtgtaaggtttttttatttgtgtgtagagttttgcacaaatagccaatagttacagaaatgtgcttaagcaattagaaaaaactgtaatacgtCTCATTCCCAGCAGGACACGCCCCCTTACTTGGACAAAGTGGCAAAAAAGTGGCAAAAAAGTGGCAGTGTTTTAGCAGAGTAAAACAGACGATTATCTCCACCCCCCCCAGTGTGTTAATTATTTCAGTTTACTCAGGGAAACTGCACCAAAGACTAATTTTAATATAGATAGTTTAAATATGACTTTATAATTCCTCAAAGACCAGATGGAGTCAATGTTTGGGGAAAATGGTCCTTTTCTTTCCTGCTGGCTGCGAGGGCGGAGCtatgtttgattgacagcagcTGGCAGGCCACTCTTTGATGGCATTTGTTTATGTCAAATGTTCATCACATCTAAAACATCTAAAATTAAGGCAGATTCAGAAATATGTTTCGAACTTCTGTGACTTTGATAACCACCATAACAGAAAAAACTTGTTAACTCAATACTGTTTAATTGTGTTCAGAATAATCAGTTCTTCAAATTAACAGATTTTCTCTGTCATCTCACCAGTGACCTCTAATCTAGATTTGAcattgtgatagaaaaacagttagttctctttgtgtgttcagTCTGTCCCTCTAAAACTTCACTGTAGGAGAAATAATATCCACAGGCAGAAGGAACAGATagaataaaagctgttttattggcAGTTACATTCCTTCAAATGACTTTAAACAGGACTTTTAGTGCAGAGCACAAGTGCTATCTGGGGGTCTTCACCTGAGGTTCTCCTGGGACCAGGGTGAATTTCACAGTCTTTTGTTTGCTGTGCAGCAAATCTAGCAGAACATTACATCTTGTAATGCGCCTCATCTCCCCACAGTAACACTCTGTAGATGTTAATTTAGCCCACAGGCTTCATTTTAAAGTGGTGCTGGGCATGGAGCATCACTTTAACCCTCCTGTTGTCCTCGGGTCAAAATGACCCGCTACTGTGTttaaaaaccccaaaaaatgACCTTAATGATAATTTTTGTACTTGAAATTTTATGACTTTTCCTAGATTGacccaaactttaaaaaaagtgaattgtTGCCTTTGTTCACACTATCATGTATGCTGTACAAAAAAAGGTACAAAGGTGGTCTTCGGGTCAAAATGACCCAACAGTGAAATTCAACTAAAATCACAGTCACAGAGTTATTTACACACAACagaatgtgagaatgttttAGTTCTGCCTCAGATCAATCAGTAGCAGACGTAAACAATCAGTAGCAGACGTAAATAAGACAAGAGTTCTCGTGGACAGTGCCTTTGATCTGTGGATTTCCAGAAGTTATAAAGGTGCTGCAGATGACATTACCCCCATATCTCTCTGTGCTGAAGCCATGAGTGCACGTTATAACGTCCAAAAGGCTCTGGAGCTGATTTTTTCAGATGTCCAGCAAGACAACTCTGattcagaggaggaagtggtatcagaagaagaagatggggaGGAATACAACCCAGAGCATGATGAATCAtcttcagaagaagaagaaaatgctgAAGCTGAAAGAGAGACTTTCCTttcaaaaaacagcaaaataacatGGTTCTCGGAAGCATATGACCAACATGGCAGGGAGGCAGAACAAAATGTCATAAAGATGACCCCAGGACCCACAAGATATGCTGTTTCTCATGCCCATGACATTGTCTCTACATTCTACCTGTTCATCACACCAGCAATAGAAAAAATAATCCTGGAGATGACAAATCTGGAGGGTTTTCGCAAAAATGGAGACAGCTGGAAAAAGATGGATGAGACTGATCTGCGGGCCTACTTAGGGCTGCTCATCTTAGCAGGTGTTTACAGGTCCCGAGGTGAGGCTGCAGCCAGTCTATGGGATGCAGAGAGTGGAAGGCCAATTTTCCGAGCTACAATGCCACTCAAACTCTTTCACACCTATTCAAGACTGCTACGTTTTGATAACCGCGAGTCAAGACCAGCGAGACGTGTGACAGACAAACTTGCAGCCATAAGAGAGGTCTGGGATAAGTGGGTGGAGCGGCTGCCCTACCTCTACAACCCAGGGCCTGATGTAACAGTGGATGAGCAACTGGTTCCATTTAGAGgtaatttattttcatatttctaATAAAAGTGATTTTCACTATTGAATTatatgactgttttctgtgactCAGATACAAATTATTGATGCTAATCTCTGTCCAAAGGTCGTTGTCCTTTCCGCCAGTATATGCCCAGCAAGCCAGCAAAATATGGGATCAAGTCATGGGTGGCTTGCGATGCCAAATCAAGCTACGCTTGGAAGATGCAAGTCTACACTGGGAAGCTGACCAGTGGAGGTCCAGAGAAGAACCAGGGGATGAGAGTAGTGCTTGATGTGACAGAGGGACTGAGGGGTCacaatgtgacatgtgacaaTTTTTTCACCTCTTATGAACTCGGACAGCAGCTCCTGAAGAGGAAGATAACCATGGTTGGCACAGTTCGAAAGAACAAGCCTGAGCTCCCACCTGCACTGCTTGcaacaaaggagagagaggtctTCTCATCCAAGTTTGCCTTcacacccaccaccaccctaGTGTCCTACATcccaaagaaaaataagaatgtAGTACTTCTGAGCACACTACACACAGATGCTGGCATTAGTGATCGTGAGGACAGGAAGCCATCCATCATCCTAGACTACAACTGTAACAAAGGGGGTGTGGACAATCTAGATAAGGTGATTGGAACCTACAGCTGCAGAAGGATGACTGCCCGCTGGCCCCTGGTCATCTTCCACAACATCATTGATGTTTCCTCTTACAATGCCTTTGTGATTTGGAGAGAGATCAACCCAACCTGGATGCCTCGTAAGCAGAACAAGAGGAGGGTGTTCCTGGAGCAGTTAGGAAAGGCACTTGTAACACCACTTATTGAAAGGAGGAAGCATTTCCCCCGCACAGAAGCCTCTGCAGCAGTTGTCAAAGCTATACAGAGTGCAGGAACCCCTGATCAACCTGAGGATCCAGCTGCCACAGCCACTGCCCCAGCCGGGGCAAGTAAAAGAAAGAGATGTCAGTTCTGCCCGCCAAAGAAGGACTGTAAAAcacatactgtgtgcagtaggTGTAAGAAATATA
This window encodes:
- the LOC114442747 gene encoding piggyBac transposable element-derived protein 4-like, which gives rise to MSARYNVQKALELIFSDVQQDNSDSEEEVVSEEEDGEEYNPEHDESSSEEEENAEAERETFLSKNSKITWFSEAYDQHGREAEQNVIKMTPGPTRYAVSHAHDIVSTFYLFITPAIEKIILEMTNLEGFRKNGDSWKKMDETDLRAYLGLLILAGVYRSRGEAAASLWDAESGRPIFRATMPLKLFHTYSRLLRFDNRESRPARRVTDKLAAIREVWDKWVERLPYLYNPGPDVTVDEQLVPFRGRCPFRQYMPSKPAKYGIKSWVACDAKSSYAWKMQVYTGKLTSGGPEKNQGMRVVLDVTEGLRGHNVTCDNFFTSYELGQQLLKRKITMVGTVRKNKPELPPALLATKEREVFSSKFAFTPTTTLVSYIPKKNKNVVLLSTLHTDAGISDREDRKPSIILDYNCNKGGVDNLDKVIGTYSCRRMTARWPLVIFHNIIDVSSYNAFVIWREINPTWMPRKQNKRRVFLEQLGKALVTPLIERRKHFPRTEASAAVVKAIQSAGTPDQPEDPAATATAPAGASKRKRCQFCPPKKDCKTHTVCSRCKKYICKSCAFAYCPTCAN